The Aneurinibacillus uraniidurans genome segment TGATGATCGATAAATCAAATCTGCAGGAAGTCGAACAAGCTGAGAATGTGAATGGCTGCATTGTAGACTACGCGCTTGCACGTGGTGGTACATGTACAGGTGAGCACGGAGTTGGTATTGGAAAAATAAAGTATCAAGAAAAAGAGCATGGTGCCGCATTAGGTGTAATGAGGAGTATGAAGGAAATGTTTGATCCGCAAAATATTCTGAATCCAGGAAAAATTTTGCCCCTTTAAATCATGAAAGAGTGTGCGTATAATTACTTATCAGAAAAATAAAATAATACATACAAAGGGGAAGTTCTACTATGATGAGAGCAAAAAAATCACTTGTCAGTATGCTGTTGATGCTTATGCTCGTGTTTCTTGCTGCCTGTGGTGGTGGGGACAAGCAGGTATCTGGAGAGAAGAAGACAGATGCGAACAAAAAGCCTGTGAACATTGGGATTACCCAAATTATTGAACATCCAGCTCTTGATGCTACGCGCGAAGGCTTCATTCAGGCCTTAAAAGAAAATGGATATGCGGATGCTAACATTGATTATCAATCTGCACAGGGGGATCAAAGTACAGTAGCATCAATCGCTCAAAAGTTCGCAGCCGATAAGAAGGATGCGATCCTAGCAATTTCTACACCGAGTGCGCAATCGATGATAAAAGCGACAAAAGGAACGGATATTCCGGTATTCTTCGGGGCGATTACCGATCCGATTTCAGCTAAGTTGGTAGATAACAAAGATAAGCCGGGACACAATGTCACAGGTGCTTCTGACACACATCCAGAAGCAATCGGTAAGATGTTCGAATTAATTAAGGGATTATATCCGAATACGAAAACTGTAGGTGTGATTTATAACTCTGGGGAAGCAAATTCTGTTGTGAATGTGAAGAAAGCTAAAGAGTCCATGAACGGAATGGGCATGAAGACAATAGAAGCAAATGCTAGCAACACATCTGAAGTGAAGCAGGCAGTGGATTCTCTTGTTGGTAAGGTTGATGTGATTTATGTACCGAAAGATAACACAGCAGTAGCTGCGATCAAAACGATTGTACAAGTAAGTGAGAAAAATAAAATTCCGTTGTTTGTTGGTGAAACAGATTCCGTTCGTGCAGGTGGATTTGCTGGCTTCGGTATCGACTATAAAGACCACGGCTACCAGTTAGGCTTAATGGCGATTAAAGTTCTGAAAGGCGAAGCAAAACCTGGTGATATGCCGGTTGAGTACCCGAAAGAGTTGAAGCTTGTTGTTAATAAAGAAGCGGCAGCGAACGAAGGAATCGATCTAGCGAAATTTAAACCAATTCTTGATAAATACAACGCAACGTATGTAGAAAAAACAGAAAAGAAATAAGTAGATAAAAAGAGGACGGGTACCATAACTCGTTCTCTTTTTTTGAATAAAAGTTAAATTTTTGAAACAAAAAGGCGTTGTAGAGCGTAAAAGAAGTAGCGAGGAGAAGAGGAGGAGCTTTATGATCACGCTGTATATGGGATGTCTGATAGCGGGGGTCCTGCTTGCGGTTGTCATGCTTTTGTTTGGGGACTGGCTGGGTGGAGTCGCGCACAGTTTGCATGTTATACAGCCCACTTCGTTGATTGTTGGACTGACCGTATTTGGCGGCGCTGGTGTGATGTTGCTTCGCTATACGGAGTTGGCAGACGGAGCTGTATGTATAGCTTCTATTATCTCCGCTATTTTTTCAGCATTTTTCATGTATTTTTTGTATGTGCGACCGATGCGGAACGCAGAGAATTCGACTGGATTCTCGATCCAGGACTTGAATGGGCGTGTCGGAGAGGTTTTGACTTCTATTCCTGCTCATGGTTAT includes the following:
- a CDS encoding ABC transporter substrate-binding protein; translated protein: MMRAKKSLVSMLLMLMLVFLAACGGGDKQVSGEKKTDANKKPVNIGITQIIEHPALDATREGFIQALKENGYADANIDYQSAQGDQSTVASIAQKFAADKKDAILAISTPSAQSMIKATKGTDIPVFFGAITDPISAKLVDNKDKPGHNVTGASDTHPEAIGKMFELIKGLYPNTKTVGVIYNSGEANSVVNVKKAKESMNGMGMKTIEANASNTSEVKQAVDSLVGKVDVIYVPKDNTAVAAIKTIVQVSEKNKIPLFVGETDSVRAGGFAGFGIDYKDHGYQLGLMAIKVLKGEAKPGDMPVEYPKELKLVVNKEAAANEGIDLAKFKPILDKYNATYVEKTEKK